The following proteins are encoded in a genomic region of Hymenobacter siberiensis:
- a CDS encoding glycosyltransferase family 61 protein produces the protein MTDILNRGQQRAGRLLRELLPRRQHYRPVGVHPSSRGVATRPDSGARYTEVYPTQISHLNVTPDLYAHTTDYGGLHAKPNRLEQTPAAFVLALAEGRLLADNALSVAVISADNRLVGDASFQYDPRRSDLARPEKNNVFAQRWFSEPRRVRGTVASLLSGGGAAMGNYYHWLIDSLPRLHLLKKAGFWDEIDYFLVYDGQRRFVADSLRALGIRPEQVLDLRTHRHLVADRLLVTSPVRGAGTHTPQWACSFLRDELRAAAAPQTFSPYVYLSRRDAPARHVLNEPDVEALLRPYGFETHVLGDYSFGQQLALFAGARAVVAPTGAGLANLVFAPAGTPVVELFPKHFTVVEYPELCFRLGLPHRYLVADAANGPLTSRRAGWRENLTVDLNALSSCLHQVL, from the coding sequence ATGACTGATATTCTGAACCGTGGGCAGCAGCGGGCGGGCCGCCTGCTGCGCGAGCTGCTGCCCCGCCGCCAGCACTACCGCCCCGTGGGCGTGCACCCCAGCAGCCGGGGCGTGGCCACCCGGCCCGACAGCGGGGCGCGCTACACCGAGGTGTACCCCACGCAGATATCGCACCTCAATGTGACGCCCGACCTGTATGCCCACACCACCGACTACGGCGGCCTGCATGCCAAGCCCAACCGCCTGGAGCAGACCCCGGCGGCCTTCGTGCTGGCCCTGGCCGAGGGCCGCCTGCTGGCCGACAACGCCCTGAGCGTGGCCGTCATCAGCGCCGACAACCGGCTGGTGGGCGATGCCTCGTTTCAGTACGACCCCCGGCGCTCGGACCTGGCCCGGCCCGAGAAAAACAACGTGTTTGCCCAGCGCTGGTTTTCGGAGCCGCGCCGGGTGCGCGGCACGGTGGCCAGCCTGCTGTCGGGCGGCGGGGCGGCGATGGGCAACTATTACCACTGGCTGATTGACTCGCTGCCGCGCCTGCACCTGCTGAAAAAAGCAGGTTTCTGGGACGAAATCGACTATTTTCTGGTGTACGATGGGCAGCGGCGCTTCGTGGCCGACTCGTTGCGCGCCCTGGGCATCCGGCCCGAGCAGGTGCTCGACCTGCGCACCCACCGCCACCTCGTGGCCGACCGCCTGCTGGTGACTTCGCCCGTGCGCGGCGCGGGCACCCACACCCCGCAATGGGCCTGCTCCTTCCTGCGCGACGAGCTGCGCGCCGCCGCCGCGCCCCAAACTTTCAGCCCCTACGTGTACCTAAGCCGGCGCGACGCCCCCGCCCGCCACGTTCTCAACGAGCCCGATGTGGAAGCCCTGCTGCGCCCCTACGGCTTCGAGACGCACGTGCTGGGCGACTACAGCTTTGGGCAGCAGTTGGCGCTGTTTGCCGGGGCGCGGGCCGTGGTGGCCCCCACCGGCGCGGGTCTGGCCAACCTGGTGTTTGCCCCGGCCGGCACGCCGGTGGTCGAGCTGTTCCCCAAGCACTTCACGGTAGTGGAATACCCCGAGCTGTGCTTCCGCCTGGGCCTGCCCCACCGCTACCTGGTGGCCGATGCCGCCAATGGCCCGCTCACCTCGCGCCGCGCCGGCTGGCGCGAAAATCTCACCGTGGACCTCAACGCCCTCAGCAGCTGCCTGCACCAGGTGCTGTGA
- a CDS encoding T9SS type A sorting domain-containing protein yields the protein MGGTSTLSPVVAMGPGVVAPVLLYPNPARERLLITGVAATAYRMHNHLGQLLRQGNMPAGPATVELGGLPGGLYHLELETASGPVRRTFARE from the coding sequence GTGGGCGGCACGTCCACGTTGTCGCCGGTGGTGGCGATGGGGCCGGGGGTCGTAGCGCCGGTGCTGCTCTACCCCAACCCGGCCCGGGAGCGGCTCCTCATCACGGGGGTGGCCGCTACGGCCTACCGCATGCACAACCACCTCGGCCAGCTATTGCGCCAGGGCAATATGCCCGCCGGGCCGGCCACCGTAGAGCTGGGCGGCCTGCCCGGCGGCCTCTACCACCTGGAGCTGGAAACGGCCAGCGGCCCCGTACGGCGCACGTTTGCGCGCGAGTGA
- a CDS encoding T9SS type A sorting domain-containing protein — translation MKIKVYLSLLISFFAWATPLLPAWVAGTGTTVAAASIIGFTLVNADNNLDLFALTPGIVIDLATLPTRNVNIRADTDLPLPGSVVFALSGAQTRNATENIVPYALFSDFQGNYFPWSPPVGSYSLLATPFDGPDGTGAGGAPLTLSFTVVNSVGGITGFTLVNADTNGDIQPLTSGTILTLATLPTRNLNIRANTTPATVGSVVFDLTGPQTHSGIENVAPYALYSDLNGNYTAWTPVGGTYTLTATVFDAPQGGGTQGSGLTISFVVVAPPLPVRLTAFLAEPLGPGAVQLHWNTTTEEQNKEFVVQRSADGREFIALAHLPGHGNTTLPQAYQYNDKQLPANLTKLYYRLQQVDVDGTRTYSPVRVVAVVPGAAPAMLQAFVPTPADGQLHYTFAGPATGTEELVLYSIMGQRLGRYPLAASGTGTVPVAGLAAGTYVLHLVNAGGSYAGRFVLP, via the coding sequence ATGAAAATCAAGGTCTACTTATCACTGCTAATCAGCTTTTTTGCCTGGGCAACGCCACTGCTGCCGGCTTGGGTAGCGGGTACGGGCACCACGGTGGCAGCGGCCTCCATTATCGGCTTCACGCTGGTGAATGCCGATAACAACCTGGACCTTTTCGCCCTGACGCCGGGCATCGTGATAGACCTGGCCACGCTGCCTACCCGCAACGTCAACATCCGGGCCGATACCGACCTGCCCCTGCCGGGCAGCGTGGTGTTTGCCCTAAGCGGAGCCCAAACACGCAACGCGACGGAAAATATCGTGCCCTACGCGCTGTTCAGCGATTTCCAGGGCAACTACTTCCCGTGGTCGCCGCCCGTGGGCAGCTACTCGCTGCTGGCTACCCCGTTTGATGGGCCCGATGGGACGGGGGCCGGCGGCGCGCCCCTCACGCTCAGCTTCACGGTGGTGAATTCGGTGGGCGGCATCACGGGCTTCACGCTAGTGAATGCTGATACGAATGGCGACATCCAGCCCCTGACGTCCGGCACAATCCTCACGCTGGCCACACTGCCCACCCGCAACCTGAACATTCGGGCCAATACCACACCGGCCACGGTGGGCAGCGTGGTTTTCGACCTCACCGGCCCCCAAACTCACTCGGGCATCGAAAATGTAGCTCCGTACGCGCTGTACAGCGACTTAAATGGCAACTACACCGCCTGGACCCCGGTGGGTGGCACCTACACGCTCACGGCCACGGTTTTTGATGCGCCGCAGGGCGGCGGCACCCAGGGCTCAGGGCTGACTATCAGCTTCGTAGTCGTTGCCCCGCCGTTGCCGGTGCGGCTCACGGCGTTTCTGGCCGAGCCGCTAGGGCCGGGCGCGGTGCAGCTGCACTGGAACACGACCACCGAGGAGCAGAACAAGGAATTTGTGGTGCAGCGCAGCGCCGACGGGCGGGAATTCATCGCCCTGGCCCACCTGCCCGGGCACGGCAACACCACGCTGCCGCAGGCTTATCAATACAACGACAAGCAACTGCCCGCCAACCTCACCAAGCTATACTACCGCCTGCAGCAGGTAGATGTGGATGGCACGCGCACCTACTCGCCGGTGCGGGTGGTGGCCGTGGTGCCCGGCGCGGCCCCGGCCATGCTCCAGGCCTTTGTGCCCACGCCCGCCGACGGCCAGTTGCACTACACCTTCGCCGGCCCGGCCACCGGAACCGAGGAGCTGGTGCTGTATTCCATTATGGGGCAGCGGCTGGGGCGGTATCCGCTGGCGGCTTCGGGCACCGGCACCGTGCCGGTGGCAGGGCTGGCAGCCGGCACCTACGTGCTGCACCTCGTGAACGCGGGCGGCAGCTACGCGGGGCGTTTCGTGCTGCCGTAG
- a CDS encoding glycosyltransferase family 2 protein produces MPSVLISVVSWNSADVIEACLRSILAQTYADFEVWVVDNASADDTCARVAALAATDARVHLHPLPRNTGFCGGHNYALDRTISEAVLLVNPDIEMAVSYLDRAMATLRAHPGAGTVCGLLLQNSGAAPRIDSTGLDALPDGRFRLRHHGQPLAETVLTAGPVDGADGALPLYHRAFIDDLRVNGQFFDERFFAHKEDWDIAWRGRLYGWSTVFEPACRALHPREFRPADLRRRLRLNGTIKADAVKNQWLLLLKNPPARQLPGLWLRALPRQLGILLYCLLLERPSLRAYRYVWQHRGGIWATRALIQARAAQPGPAARVAVAPRRPAHAPATAV; encoded by the coding sequence ATGCCATCCGTTCTGATTTCCGTCGTCAGCTGGAACAGCGCCGACGTCATCGAAGCCTGCCTGCGCTCGATACTGGCCCAAACGTATGCCGATTTTGAGGTGTGGGTGGTCGATAATGCCTCGGCTGATGATACCTGCGCCCGCGTGGCCGCCCTGGCCGCCACCGATGCCCGCGTGCACCTGCACCCGCTGCCGCGCAATACCGGCTTCTGCGGCGGCCACAACTACGCCCTCGACCGCACCATCTCGGAGGCCGTGCTGCTGGTGAACCCCGACATTGAAATGGCCGTGAGCTACCTGGACCGAGCCATGGCCACGCTGCGTGCCCACCCCGGCGCGGGCACGGTATGCGGCCTGCTGCTGCAAAACTCCGGGGCCGCCCCACGCATCGACAGCACCGGGCTGGATGCCCTGCCCGACGGCCGCTTCCGGCTGCGCCACCACGGCCAGCCGCTGGCCGAAACCGTCCTCACGGCCGGCCCGGTAGACGGGGCCGATGGCGCGCTGCCGCTCTACCACCGCGCTTTTATCGATGATTTGCGGGTGAACGGGCAGTTTTTCGACGAACGGTTTTTTGCCCACAAGGAGGACTGGGACATTGCCTGGCGGGGCCGCCTCTACGGCTGGAGCACCGTGTTTGAGCCCGCCTGCCGGGCCCTGCACCCGCGCGAGTTCCGACCCGCCGACCTGCGCCGCCGCCTGCGCCTGAATGGCACCATCAAGGCCGATGCCGTGAAAAACCAGTGGCTGCTGCTGCTCAAGAACCCGCCGGCCCGGCAGCTGCCAGGCCTGTGGCTGCGGGCATTGCCCCGGCAGCTGGGCATTCTGCTCTACTGCCTGCTGCTGGAGCGGCCCTCGCTGCGCGCCTACCGGTATGTATGGCAGCACCGGGGCGGCATCTGGGCCACGCGGGCGCTCATTCAGGCGCGGGCGGCACAGCCGGGGCCGGCGGCGCGGGTGGCGGTGGCTCCCCGGCGGCCGGCGCACGCCCCGGCCACTGCTGTTTAG
- the gmd gene encoding GDP-mannose 4,6-dehydratase codes for MKCALITGITGQDGAYLAELLLAKGYEVHGIKRRSSMFNTDRIDHLYQDLHEKDVRFKLHYGDLSDATNLIRIVQEVQPDEIYNLGAMSHVKVSFDTPEYAADVDGLGTLRLLEAIRILGLGKKTRLYQASTSELYGLVQEVPQRESTPFYPRSPYAVAKLYAYWITVNYREAYGLYACNGILFNHESPRRGETFVTRKITRAVVRIALGLQDRLHLGNLNARRDWGHAKDYVEAMWRMLQQDEPRDYVIATGVTTRVREFVRLAFAELGVEIDFAGEGVAEVGYVVACHNPDFQLRAGQEVVAVDAAYFRPTEVELLIGDPSRARAELGWVPKYDLAGLVSDMVQSDLTLFRRDTVLLQAGHAVLNYHDE; via the coding sequence ATGAAATGTGCATTAATTACTGGAATTACGGGCCAGGACGGGGCCTATCTGGCCGAGCTGCTGCTGGCTAAAGGGTACGAAGTGCACGGCATCAAGCGCCGCTCGTCGATGTTCAACACCGACCGCATCGACCACTTGTACCAGGACCTGCACGAGAAGGACGTACGCTTCAAGCTGCACTACGGCGACCTGTCGGACGCCACGAACCTGATTAGAATCGTGCAGGAAGTGCAGCCCGACGAGATTTACAACCTCGGGGCCATGTCACACGTCAAGGTTTCGTTCGACACGCCCGAGTACGCGGCCGATGTGGACGGGCTGGGCACGCTGCGCCTATTGGAGGCCATCCGCATTCTGGGCCTGGGCAAAAAAACCCGGCTCTATCAGGCTAGCACGTCCGAGCTGTACGGGCTGGTGCAGGAGGTGCCGCAGCGCGAGAGCACGCCCTTCTATCCGCGCTCGCCCTACGCTGTGGCCAAGCTTTATGCCTACTGGATTACGGTGAACTACCGCGAGGCCTACGGCCTGTATGCCTGCAACGGCATCCTGTTTAACCACGAAAGCCCGCGCCGGGGCGAAACCTTTGTCACGCGCAAAATTACGCGGGCCGTGGTGCGCATCGCGCTGGGCCTGCAGGACCGCCTCCACCTCGGCAACCTGAACGCCCGGCGCGACTGGGGCCACGCCAAGGACTACGTGGAGGCCATGTGGCGCATGCTGCAGCAGGACGAGCCGCGCGACTACGTGATTGCCACCGGCGTAACCACCCGGGTGCGCGAGTTTGTGCGGCTGGCTTTCGCCGAGCTGGGCGTAGAAATAGACTTTGCGGGCGAGGGCGTGGCCGAAGTGGGCTACGTGGTAGCCTGCCACAACCCCGATTTCCAGCTGCGGGCCGGCCAGGAAGTGGTGGCCGTGGACGCGGCCTACTTCCGCCCCACCGAGGTAGAGCTGCTCATCGGCGACCCCAGCCGGGCACGAGCCGAGCTGGGCTGGGTGCCCAAGTATGACCTGGCCGGCCTGGTGAGCGACATGGTGCAGAGCGACCTGACGCTGTTCCGGCGCGATACCGTGCTGCTGCAAGCCGGTCACGCCGTGCTCAACTACCACGACGAGTAG
- a CDS encoding glycosyltransferase family 61 protein, with the protein MQELFTRAQRHTGHLLRGLVPHNEHLRPTGVHPTAKALAEQPGSGAHYVEVYPGYTSHLTVPDAFVALAPPYYKCIAEREEVPAAFVLLLPDARINADHFGSLAVIAADNYLVGDVSLQFSAGSFAVAPPAENPIFRQRYFRPPGQVSGTVCSLLSGGGTAVGNYYHWLLDSLPRLHLVEEAGLWDEIDYFLIYNREQHFVMETLLALGIRNEQIIDLQTTTHLHAQRLLLTSPVRGTGHHAPRWVGEFMKDAFRPLATTAAHATHFSPLVYVSRRDASFRRVRNEAEVEDLLAEYGFESYALTELSFREKAALFSGARAVVGPVGAGLANILFCAEGTPLIELLPRNLVVPDYLDLTARLGMPHYPIICMPDAGSRHRATADRQDDLTVDLKALRQTVEAALRQPVNA; encoded by the coding sequence ATGCAAGAACTATTTACCCGGGCCCAACGGCACACCGGCCACCTGCTGCGGGGCTTGGTGCCGCACAACGAACACCTGCGCCCCACCGGCGTGCACCCCACTGCCAAAGCCCTGGCCGAGCAGCCCGGCAGCGGCGCGCACTACGTGGAAGTATACCCCGGCTACACTTCGCACCTCACCGTGCCCGACGCGTTTGTGGCCCTGGCTCCGCCCTACTACAAGTGCATTGCCGAACGGGAAGAAGTACCAGCCGCATTCGTGCTGCTGCTGCCCGACGCCCGCATCAACGCCGACCATTTTGGCAGCCTGGCCGTGATAGCGGCCGATAATTACCTGGTGGGCGATGTGTCGCTGCAATTTTCGGCAGGCAGCTTCGCGGTGGCCCCACCGGCGGAAAACCCCATTTTCCGGCAGCGCTACTTCCGGCCGCCGGGCCAGGTTTCGGGCACGGTGTGCAGCCTGCTGTCGGGCGGCGGCACGGCCGTGGGCAATTACTACCACTGGCTGCTCGACTCGCTGCCCCGCCTGCATTTGGTGGAAGAAGCCGGGTTGTGGGACGAAATCGACTACTTCCTGATTTACAACCGCGAGCAGCACTTCGTGATGGAAACCCTGCTGGCGCTGGGCATTCGCAACGAGCAGATTATCGACCTGCAAACCACCACCCACCTGCATGCCCAACGGCTGCTGCTTACCTCGCCGGTGCGCGGCACCGGCCACCACGCCCCGCGCTGGGTGGGCGAGTTTATGAAGGATGCCTTCCGGCCCCTGGCCACCACGGCGGCGCACGCCACCCACTTCAGCCCGCTGGTGTACGTGAGCCGGCGCGATGCCTCCTTTCGGCGGGTGCGCAACGAGGCCGAGGTGGAGGACCTGCTGGCCGAATACGGCTTCGAGAGCTACGCCCTCACCGAGCTGAGCTTTCGCGAGAAGGCGGCCCTGTTTTCCGGGGCGCGGGCGGTGGTGGGACCGGTGGGCGCGGGCCTGGCCAACATTCTGTTTTGTGCCGAGGGCACGCCGCTCATCGAGCTGCTGCCCCGCAACCTGGTAGTGCCCGACTACCTCGACCTCACGGCCCGCCTGGGCATGCCGCACTATCCCATCATCTGCATGCCGGACGCGGGCTCGCGCCACCGCGCCACCGCCGACCGCCAGGACGACCTCACCGTGGACCTGAAAGCCCTGCGCCAAACCGTGGAAGCCGCCCTGCGCCAGCCGGTGAATGCGTAA
- a CDS encoding GDP-L-fucose synthase family protein yields MEKTSSIYIAGHRGMVGSALLRELTRRGYTNLITRTSAELDLTNQAAVARFFAKNRPEYVLLAAAKVGGIHANNTLRADFIYENIMIEANVLHESYRCGVRKLLYLGSSCIYPKLAPQPIREEYILTGPLEHTNEPYAISKIAGVKMCEAYRDQYGCNFITVMPTNLYGPNDNYDLESSHVMAALLRKFEEAVQHHRPRVDVWGTGTPRREFLHVDDLAEACLFLMDHYDEAAPLNVGTGDDLSIRELAELIADLTGFAGEIYFDFSRPDGTMRKVLDVSRIEAMGWRHRISLHAGLRQVLASAEWQAANQAVPVQ; encoded by the coding sequence ATGGAAAAGACTTCCAGCATATACATCGCCGGCCACCGGGGCATGGTGGGCTCGGCCCTGCTGCGCGAGCTCACGCGCCGGGGCTACACCAACCTCATCACCCGCACCTCGGCCGAGCTCGACCTGACCAACCAGGCCGCCGTGGCCCGCTTTTTTGCCAAAAACCGGCCCGAGTACGTGCTACTGGCCGCCGCCAAGGTGGGCGGCATCCACGCCAACAACACCCTGCGGGCCGATTTCATCTATGAAAACATCATGATTGAGGCCAACGTGCTACACGAAAGCTACCGCTGCGGCGTGCGCAAGCTGCTGTACCTGGGCTCGTCGTGCATCTACCCGAAGCTGGCCCCGCAGCCCATCCGCGAAGAGTACATCCTCACCGGCCCGCTGGAGCACACCAACGAGCCCTACGCCATTTCCAAAATCGCGGGCGTGAAGATGTGCGAGGCCTACCGCGACCAGTACGGGTGCAACTTCATCACGGTGATGCCCACCAACCTCTACGGCCCCAACGACAACTACGACCTGGAAAGCTCGCACGTGATGGCCGCCCTGCTCCGCAAGTTTGAGGAAGCCGTGCAGCACCACCGGCCCCGCGTGGACGTGTGGGGCACCGGCACCCCCCGCCGCGAGTTCCTGCACGTGGACGACCTGGCCGAGGCCTGCCTCTTCCTGATGGACCACTACGACGAAGCCGCCCCCCTGAACGTGGGCACCGGCGACGACCTGAGCATCCGTGAGCTGGCCGAGCTCATTGCCGACCTCACGGGCTTTGCCGGCGAAATCTACTTCGACTTCTCGCGGCCCGACGGCACCATGCGCAAGGTGCTCGATGTGAGCAGGATAGAGGCAATGGGCTGGCGCCACCGCATTTCGCTGCACGCCGGCCTGCGCCAGGTGCTGGCTTCGGCCGAGTGGCAGGCCGCCAACCAGGCCGTGCCCGTGCAGTAG